The sequence TTTTCAATGCAGATGGAAAAGTAGCATCGTTTAAAGACAAAAGCAGTAGCTTGGTTGTAGTTAACGACAGAGTTCAAACATAAATCATGATCGCTATGACACAGAACCCTGCCTACTTGACTCTGTTGTTCTTACTAAATAGATTGACGAATGATGACAAACATTAGTGTTGTTTCGTATTCAAGCTTCTAGTTCTGCTCTATAAAAGTGATTGGCCCTTAACATAACATGCGGAGTTTCAAATTTGAATTGCCAAATCATCTACCGACTATGCTAAGAAGGGCGAACAAAATACTCTCTCATAATGCTGGGTGCTGGGAAAGTTGAGATTGGTGACATAAAACGGATTGACTGTAAGCTTTATATAATACTCACTAAGATAATGTGAAAACTGAAAAGGTTTATGCATTCTAAAGTTAAACCAGGTATTAATGTGTATATAAAGGACATAAATATAACTTCAGAAGCTCAGCAAAGATTACCAGTTAATAGCGTATCCAAGGATCTCATCTCGTTTGCTGCTATGTTGCCAAATCCCAGCTTTCTGTCTCCTCAATCTCATCTGACTTCATTATTATCTCCTCTTCTCCTAATTCTTTTAACGAAACTAAGGTGTTGGTGTGAGGGAATATATCACTATATGATGAAGTAAATCTCAGGAGCTTTTTTCAAGGTTGAAGCTGTTGCATCGTAAACACTGAATGAACTACGATCTAAACATAAAACACCACCAATCTTGGTAAAGGCTAATGGTTCTATTCCAGGAAGACTAAACTCTTTCCTCCAGCAAAATGGCTGGTTTTCCACCTGCTCTTCCATATCAGGATTATCATTTTTCTCTTTCAGTAACCATATGTCAGAATGTCTGCCTCTAATAGCACAATATAAAACACCGTACAACTCCCCGATAGTATATTCACAACGATGCGACATATAGTCTTGTGGCAAAGAAGGCAGTGAAAAATGTTGACGAAACTTTTCCTCAAACAAATCGAAAACCAAAATCTTTCTTCCTATATCATCCATCCAATGAAGAGCTCCGTTTGCCTACACACCAGGTTTATGACAAGTTGGAAACATAACTTGCTTGCCAACATTTCTCCACCCATTACCATTGCCAAGAGTGTATACCATAACGTTTATAATATTAGGATATAACCTTGAGGCATAAAATTCAACAACTTTATACTCTCTAGCTACAGAATCGTAGCCAAATCCGCTCAAATAATGACAATACTCATCAGGatttataaaatctctcttaATTTTTGGAAGCCTGACATATTCTCTGGTCACAGGATTACAAATACAAGCAACATTATCATCCCGGATTTGTACACTACCTGATAATATTAGGATATAACCTTGATGCTTAATAGCTATGTTGATCATCTCCCTACTGGTGATGAACATGGACTGTTCTATGCTTTGGATCTTGGCGGCACAAACTTCCGTGTGTTGCGTGTACAATTGGGTGGAAGAGATGGGCGTGTAGTTAAACAAGAATTCACCGAAGTCTCAATTCCTCCTGAATTGATGACTGCCACTTGAAAAAAGCTATTTGATTTCATTGCTAAAGAACTCGCAAGATTTATAGCGACAGAAGGCATGGTTTGACACGTAAGGAAATGCCTTCAGCTTACTCATTGTCGTCGAATGTAGTTTTATTTCCTGCAGGAAGGTCGTAGGTTCCATGTTTTCCTAGGCCAGCACCATCAACACTTTGGAGCCATCATCAGGAAGGTCGTAGGCTCCAGTGAATTATGTTGTGGTAACTTGCGTTGGATGCACATTAGATTTCTTAATCAGGAGGAGGTTTTAGAAAAGAGAGGCAGCTCACATTGATTAGTTATTTTCCAGCTTCTTGCATCTCATCGTTGCTTTGGCGTTCCTTGACTATTAGAGTCTGGTTCATGGCTTCATGGTCTTCTAATTCTAATCTAATTCTTCTTTCTTGTCTTTCAAAGTGTCTCTAATACTCAGGTGCGTTTCAAGGGAGCGTCAATATCGTTCGATGCACATTAGACTTCTAAATCAGAAGGAACCAGTAGCGTTGAATGCACATTAGCTGAATCCAGCAGCATCCCGGATTTGTACACTGCCAAAAACTTAGGTACCCTATTAGCAATGTTGTTTAGACTTCGGAAAAGCTTTTCCTTTACAGAGACGAGCCGGGAATCCGAGAGGAAGATTTTTTTTCCCAGATCCAAGTCTTTCAGCATCTTATAAATACACACAGTATTAACCACACCTTTAATATTACAATTACATTCTTTCTTCAAGAGTCTTGTTGTTTCTTCGAGAGTACTCTTTTCTTGTAAAGATCACAAGATTTGGCAGTCGAGTCTCCTCTTCGCTAATGCCCGGTTCAAGCCAATTTTCCTAGGAACTCTTCAACCTAAAACTGCCCTGAGTAAGCTGAAGCGTATTCGAGCAGCAGAAGTACCTGAAACGCATAGTTCAGGTAGACGGAGTAAAGCTATGTCGTCTATATTAAAAGAATTTGAAGAGCAGTGCGCTACACCAGTTGGAAAACTTAGACATGTTGCTGATGCTATGACTGTTGAGATGCATGCTGGTCTTGCTTCTGAAGGAGGTAGTAAGCTTAAGATGCTTAATAGCTATGTTAATCATCTCCCTACTGGTGATGAACATGGACTGTTCTATGCTTTGGATCTTGGCGGCACAAACTTCCGTGTGTTGCGTGTACAATTGGGTGGAAGAGATGGGCGTGTAGTTAAACAAGAATTCACCGAAGTCTCAATTCCTCATGAATTGATGACTGCCACTTCAAACAAGCTATTTGATTTCATTGCTAAAGAACTCGCAAGATTTATAGCGACAGAAGGACAAGGTTTCTTCCTCCCTCATGGTTGTCGGAGGGAATTAGGTTTTACTTTTTCATTCCCCGTCAAGCAGTTGTCAATCGCATCTGGAACTCTTATTAGGTGGACAAAGGGTTTCTCCATCGATGATGCGGTTGATAAAGATGTGGTTGTAGAACTAAGTGAAGCCTTACATAGACAGGGAATAGATATGCGTGTTGCAGCTCTGGTGAACGATACAATTGGTACATTAGCTGGAGGCAAATACTTCAATAATGATGTTGCAGCTGCAGTTATTTTGGGAACTGGAACAAACGCAGCATACGTAGAGCGCGTGCACGCCATTCCTAAATCTGTAGAAATGGTAATCAACACGGAGTGGGGTAACTTCAGGTCAGCACACCTTCCTGTAACCGAATATGATCAGGCTTTGGACCAGGACAGTCTTAACGCTGGTGAGCAGATTTTTGAGAAGATTATTTCTGGAATGTATTTGGGAGATATTGAACGTAGAGTCCTTTGCAAAATGGCTGAAGAAGCTGAATTTTTTGGCGATATTGTTCCACCAAAACTCAAGACTCGATTCATTTTGAGGACTCCTGAAATGTCTGCCATGCATCACGACACATCCCCAGGTTTGAGAGTGGTTGGAAGCAAATTGAAGGACATCTTTGGGATATCTGATACCTCCTTTGAaaccagaagagtggttgtagaGCTCTGCAACATTGTTGCGACACGTGCTGCACGTCTTTCGGCCGCAGGGATCTTGGgtattttgaagaagatgggAAAAGACACGGTGAATGAGGG comes from Papaver somniferum cultivar HN1 chromosome 7, ASM357369v1, whole genome shotgun sequence and encodes:
- the LOC113292618 gene encoding hexokinase-1-like, whose product is MSSILKEFEEQCATPVGKLRHVADAMTVEMHAGLASEGGSKLKMLNSYVNHLPTGDEHGLFYALDLGGTNFRVLRVQLGGRDGRVVKQEFTEVSIPHELMTATSNKLFDFIAKELARFIATEGQGFFLPHGCRRELGFTFSFPVKQLSIASGTLIRWTKGFSIDDAVDKDVVVELSEALHRQGIDMRVAALVNDTIGTLAGGKYFNNDVAAAVILGTGTNAAYVERVHAIPKSVEMVINTEWGNFRSAHLPVTEYDQALDQDSLNAGEQIFEKIISGMYLGDIERRVLCKMAEEAEFFGDIVPPKLKTRFILRTPEMSAMHHDTSPGLRVVGSKLKDIFGISDTSFETRRVVVELCNIVATRAARLSAAGILGILKKMGKDTVNEGEKQRTVIAVDGGLFEHYSEFRTCLESTLNELFGDEVAHTVVIEHANDGSGIGAALLATSHSQYPEV